From Solea senegalensis isolate Sse05_10M linkage group LG19, IFAPA_SoseM_1, whole genome shotgun sequence, the proteins below share one genomic window:
- the asb16 gene encoding ankyrin repeat and SOCS box protein 16 isoform X1 — protein MSRETFPFTSTTLRSLRVEREFQEWEDARRALAQRRALTRAPLPRAPRLPSRQQQHLQEVRAPPPQMRCRDTSVHNTFMCGDMRGVYAVLKDPAMVNALMETVHEEMVWAPEMGMWTMSSKVKQSSALRLAASRGHSGCVEELLFRGAEVNADPGGNTALHDACIGGHAVCVGLLLSHGADAELLTADGSAALHLCTSAQSFHCAELLLEGDAEVNVRMKELRLTPLHVAARRGLEEHVELFLSHGADVLATNREGETPLNAACSGAERPSESGRYLRVIQMLLGAGADPKIAGRKKHTPLHNACANCCSRIVDILLQHGAKADVANCVGYTPMDCLLQVMEDYLDQQPEEIARSLLNYGAKSVLPKMLKQCILSPATLEVMLNSYTCVPPCDWMDSLPAEIYEEHQAFFDLVRQRSGQPRALQHLCRCALRLRLGARCHSAVNKLDIPTSVRDYVLLRNDGTLH, from the exons ATGTCAAGGGAGACATTTCCGTTCACGTCTACGACACTGCGCTCTCTGAGAGTGGAGCGGGAGTTTCAGGAATGGGAGGATGCTCGACGAGCGTTGGCCCAGAGGAGAGCTTTGACCAGAGCCCCGCTGCCACGAGCTCCAAGGCTTCCatccagacagcagcagcatcttcagGAGGTCCGGGCTCCTCCACCCCAGATGCGATGTAGGGACACGTCTGTCCACAACACCTTCATGTGTGGAGACATGAGAGGAGTGTATGCAGTGCTGAAGGACCCAGCGATGGTGAACGCACTTATGGAGACAGTGCATGAGGAGATGGTATGGGCTCCAGAGATGG GCATGTGGACGATGAGCTCCAAGGTGAAGCAAAGCTCAGCTTTACGTCTGGCTGCCAGCAGAGGACATTCAGGATgtgtggaggagctgctgtttcGTGGAGCTGAGGTGAACGCAGACCCTGGGGGCAACACGGCTCTCCACGACGCTTGCATAGGTGGCCACGCTGTCTGCGTCGGGCTGCTTCTTTCTCACGGAGCAGATGCTGAACTGTTGACCGCAGATGGTAGTGCTGCTCTTCACCTCTGCACATCTGCACAGTCATTCCA CTGTGCAGAGTTGCTCTTAGAAGGAGATGCCGAGGTCAATGTGAGGATGAAGGAGTTGAGGCTCACACCTCTACACGTGGCGGCTCGGCGAGGCCTGGAGGAGCATGTGGAGCTCTTCCTGAGCCACGGGGCAGACGTGTTGGCCACAAATCGTGAAGGGGAGACTCCTCTGAACGCTGCTTGCTCTGGAGCCGAGAGGCCGTCGGAATCCGGCCGGTACCTCAGAGTGATTCAGATGCTACTGGGTGCAGGAGCCGACCCCAAAATTGCAGGCAGGAAGAAGCACACCCCACTGCACAATGCCTGCGCAAACTGTTGCTCTAGGATCGTAGACATCCTCCTGCAGCATGGAGCAAAGGCCGATGTCGCAAACTGTGTAGGATACACACCAATGGACTGCCTGTTACAG GTGATGGAAGATTATCTGGACCAGCAACCTGAAGAAATAGCACGGTCGCTTTTGAACTATGGAGCCAAGTCTGTTTTACCAAAG ATGCTAAAGCAGTGCATCCTCTCTCCTGCCACTCTGGAAGTGATGCTGAACTCATATACATGTGTTCCTCCCTGTGACTGGATGGACTCTCTGCCTGCTGAGATATATGAG GAGCATCAGGCTTTCTTTGACTTGGTGCGTCAGCGCAGTGGACAGCCTCGCGCTCTGCAGCATCTCTGTCGATGTGCGTTACGCCTGCGCCTCGGAGCCCGGTGTCACTCAGCAGTCAATAAACTGGACATTCCCACTTCTGTGAGGGATTATGTGCTGCTGCGTAATGATGGAACACTCCATTGA
- the asb16 gene encoding ankyrin repeat and SOCS box protein 16 isoform X2 encodes MSRETFPFTSTTLRSLRVEREFQEWEDARRALAQRRALTRAPLPRAPRLPSRQQQHLQEVRAPPPQMRCRDTSVHNTFMCGDMRGVYAVLKDPAMVNALMETVHEEMVWAPEMGMWTMSSKVKQSSALRLAASRGHSGCVEELLFRGAEVNADPGGNTALHDACIGGHAVCVGLLLSHGADAELLTADGSAALHLCTSAQSFHCAELLLEGDAEVNVRMKELRLTPLHVAARRGLEEHVELFLSHGADVLATNREGETPLNAACSGAERPSESGRYLRVIQMLLGAGADPKIAGRKKHTPLHNACANCCSRIVDILLQHGAKADVANCVGYTPMDCLLQVMEDYLDQQPEEIARSLLNYGAKSVLPKVWKRI; translated from the exons ATGTCAAGGGAGACATTTCCGTTCACGTCTACGACACTGCGCTCTCTGAGAGTGGAGCGGGAGTTTCAGGAATGGGAGGATGCTCGACGAGCGTTGGCCCAGAGGAGAGCTTTGACCAGAGCCCCGCTGCCACGAGCTCCAAGGCTTCCatccagacagcagcagcatcttcagGAGGTCCGGGCTCCTCCACCCCAGATGCGATGTAGGGACACGTCTGTCCACAACACCTTCATGTGTGGAGACATGAGAGGAGTGTATGCAGTGCTGAAGGACCCAGCGATGGTGAACGCACTTATGGAGACAGTGCATGAGGAGATGGTATGGGCTCCAGAGATGG GCATGTGGACGATGAGCTCCAAGGTGAAGCAAAGCTCAGCTTTACGTCTGGCTGCCAGCAGAGGACATTCAGGATgtgtggaggagctgctgtttcGTGGAGCTGAGGTGAACGCAGACCCTGGGGGCAACACGGCTCTCCACGACGCTTGCATAGGTGGCCACGCTGTCTGCGTCGGGCTGCTTCTTTCTCACGGAGCAGATGCTGAACTGTTGACCGCAGATGGTAGTGCTGCTCTTCACCTCTGCACATCTGCACAGTCATTCCA CTGTGCAGAGTTGCTCTTAGAAGGAGATGCCGAGGTCAATGTGAGGATGAAGGAGTTGAGGCTCACACCTCTACACGTGGCGGCTCGGCGAGGCCTGGAGGAGCATGTGGAGCTCTTCCTGAGCCACGGGGCAGACGTGTTGGCCACAAATCGTGAAGGGGAGACTCCTCTGAACGCTGCTTGCTCTGGAGCCGAGAGGCCGTCGGAATCCGGCCGGTACCTCAGAGTGATTCAGATGCTACTGGGTGCAGGAGCCGACCCCAAAATTGCAGGCAGGAAGAAGCACACCCCACTGCACAATGCCTGCGCAAACTGTTGCTCTAGGATCGTAGACATCCTCCTGCAGCATGGAGCAAAGGCCGATGTCGCAAACTGTGTAGGATACACACCAATGGACTGCCTGTTACAG GTGATGGAAGATTATCTGGACCAGCAACCTGAAGAAATAGCACGGTCGCTTTTGAACTATGGAGCCAAGTCTGTTTTACCAAAGGTCTGGAAGCGAATATG A
- the tmub2 gene encoding LOW QUALITY PROTEIN: transmembrane and ubiquitin-like domain-containing protein 2 (The sequence of the model RefSeq protein was modified relative to this genomic sequence to represent the inferred CDS: deleted 1 base in 1 codon) — MAVCALTMLDGMEGEVTAAGGVLLLVLALVMAWLSTHVADRGDHILGTILTVGAHASLIGLGGHDTYSGSSPSADPPEQQTPPPSQENKSDDGEPGSERGEGEEAEGVRTDLLLDIQSKQPQAERLHNSDDEDEVDDDEDDEDDDDEELEEEDKSVRKSIPVLTSTITPTTTTTTTTSISVRLKFLNDTEELAVVEPQDTIGELKSKYFSGREHQIKLIYQGQLLQDPKKTLLALNISHNSVIHCHVSPALREVSPEEGAESGTGVGSGGFRAAGVAISTSSLVVPVFVVVLAVVWYFRINYRQLFTAPATISLVGVTVFFSFLIFGMHSR, encoded by the exons ATGGCAGTGTGTGCACTGACCATGTTGGACGGGATGGAGGGGGaggtcacagcagcaggaggtgtGCTGCTCCTGGTCCTGGCACTTGTCATGGCTTGGCTCTCAACTCATGTGGCCGATCGTGGAGACCACATACTGGGCACCATCCTCACTGTGGGCGCTCATGCGTCTCTCATCGGACTGGGGGGCCATGACACTTACAGCGGAAGCTCTCCCAGCGCCGATCCGCCTGAACAGCAGACTCCCCCACCGTCACAGGAAAACAAGTCAGATGACGGTGAGCCggggagtgagagaggagagggggaggaagcaGAGGGAGTTAGGACAGATCTTCTGCTGGACATTCAGAGCAAGCAACCACAGGCTGAAAGACTGCATAATtctgatgatgaggatgaagttgatgatgatgaagatgatgaggatgatgatgatgaagaactgGAAGAG GAAGataaaagtgtcagaaagtctATTCCTGTTTTGACCAGTACCATCACCCCCACCACGACCACCACGACTACAACTTCCATTTCTGTACGACTTAAGTTCTTGAATGACACTGAAGAGTTGGCTGTTGTCGAACCACAGGATACAATCGGAGAATTAAAGAG tAAATACTTCTCAGGTCGGGAGCATCAAATAAAACTAATCTACCAAGGCCAACTGCTGCAGGATCCTAAGAAGACTTTGTTAGCCCTAAACATCTCACATAACAGCGTGATCCACTGCCATGTCTCCCCGGCTCTTCGTGAGGTCAGTCCAGAGGAGGGAGCCGAGTCTGGGACAGGAGTCGGGTCAGGGGGATTCAGAGCTGCAGGTGTGGCCATTAGCACCAGCAGCCTGGTGGTTCCTGTGTTCGTGGTGGTACTGGCTGTGGTGTGGTACTTCCGCATCAACTATAGGCAGTTATTCACTGCCCCTGCGACCATCTCCCTGGTAGGAGTCACTGTGTTCTTCAGCTTTCTCATATTTGGGATGCACAGCCGCTAA